One part of the Sphingobium yanoikuyae genome encodes these proteins:
- the bglB gene encoding beta-galactosidase BglB: MAALTHDVPRQQVVDSIDRLMDNLVNIKDETGEFLLHLEDGRIIDTKGWAGWEWTHGVGLFGMWRYFEQTGDQKALGIIKQWFEDRFAEGTPTKNINTMAPFITLAYLYEYEPDPRYIPYLDVWAEWLMAADGLPKTEEGGFQHIVYNDVNPGEMWDDTLMMSVLPLAKIGLLLGRPAYVEEAKRQFLVHIKYLYDTKTGLWFHGWDFNGRHNFAEALWARGNCWVTIAIPEIIEILDLKEGDFFRTFLIDTLAAQVKTLAETQDAETGLWHTLIVDPTSYLEASATAGFAYGILKAVRKGYLPRHYEAVGIKAVRGVLANIDETGELQQVSFGTAMGDTMQFYKDIALTSMPYGQSLAMCALGEFLRTYI; the protein is encoded by the coding sequence GTGGCCGCTCTCACCCATGATGTACCGCGCCAGCAGGTCGTCGACTCCATCGACCGGCTGATGGACAATCTCGTCAATATCAAGGACGAGACAGGCGAATTCCTGCTCCATTTGGAAGATGGCCGCATCATCGACACCAAGGGCTGGGCCGGATGGGAATGGACCCATGGCGTCGGCCTGTTCGGCATGTGGCGCTATTTCGAGCAGACCGGCGACCAGAAGGCGCTGGGCATCATCAAGCAGTGGTTCGAGGATCGCTTTGCCGAAGGCACGCCGACCAAGAATATCAACACGATGGCCCCGTTCATCACGCTGGCCTATCTGTATGAATATGAGCCCGACCCGCGCTACATCCCCTATCTGGACGTATGGGCCGAATGGCTGATGGCGGCCGACGGCCTGCCCAAGACCGAAGAAGGCGGGTTCCAGCACATCGTCTATAATGACGTGAATCCCGGCGAGATGTGGGACGACACGCTGATGATGTCGGTGCTGCCGCTGGCCAAGATCGGCCTGCTGCTAGGTCGCCCGGCCTATGTCGAGGAAGCCAAGCGCCAGTTCCTGGTCCATATCAAATATCTCTATGATACGAAGACCGGCCTGTGGTTCCACGGCTGGGACTTCAACGGCCGCCACAATTTCGCCGAAGCGCTGTGGGCGCGCGGCAATTGCTGGGTGACGATCGCCATCCCCGAGATCATCGAGATCCTCGACCTGAAGGAAGGCGATTTCTTCCGCACCTTCCTGATCGACACGCTGGCCGCCCAGGTGAAGACGCTGGCAGAGACGCAGGACGCCGAAACCGGCCTGTGGCACACGCTGATCGTCGACCCGACCAGCTATCTGGAAGCATCGGCCACCGCCGGCTTTGCCTATGGCATCCTGAAGGCCGTGCGGAAGGGCTATCTGCCGCGCCATTATGAAGCGGTCGGCATCAAGGCGGTGCGCGGCGTGCTGGCGAACATCGACGAGACCGGCGAGCTGCAGCAGGTGAGCTTCGGCACGGCGATGGGCGACACGATGCAATTCTACAAGGACATCGCGCTCACCTCCATGCCCTATGGCCAGAGCCTGGCCATGTGCGCACTCGGCGAGTTCCTGCGCACCTATATCTGA
- a CDS encoding glycoside hydrolase family 35 protein, producing the protein MRSFITALALGTMLATPVMAQQAKPTANLSAPVKTFGRLSYDARSLMIDGKRMVIWSSEFHHFRLPSPDLWRDILQKMKASGFNSVAVYFDWGFHSPKKGVYDFSGIRDIDRLLTMAEEEGLYVITRAGPYVNAELSRGGFPGWLVNQRARARTDDPDYMAAADEWLTKVNAIIAKHQINNDPSRKYGVILHQIENELAMTTPAQRRYMDHLYAKARADGITVPLFHNDQGRNGYWAPESSKVDKVVHGPNDMYAFDGYPGGTCTVDGKPTRGSAAPDWGYYGPGGAKGGASASPDTPGFLAEFGGGWFDYWGSNGGYECNAIQRGKRFQRVFYGTNLANGIGIQSFYMGYGGTSWGWLPAPVVFSSYDYGSAISEPREVREKALEMKQLGGLIASVPDMAGMIPAGTPEISSPNIQVYHNKSPETDARFLMVTHKPSNGQTSDAFSFTADLPDGRYSVPMQLNGFDAKWLVAGVTLGGQRLVYSSSELQSAQQIDGNDLILLYGRTGEQGETVLRYASAPKVTVLEGQARSAFDAAKGDLKLDYSHQGRAVLRIEGGGRPPLTLILADEAEGARYWREKDMLVRGPALVRSAVAKGGSLALTGDTSAASPLEIWAPRAVRSVSWNGAKVTTKATAIGSIAAVQPLAGPVDVALPALNDWRMAQGSPEAQPGFDDSGWQAIDNRSYASTTAKPDGQPNMLMDAYGFHDGDVWYRGRFTGSPDAKALSLYYGAGGSGLVQAWIDGKFLGEGETPGGLPRPITTGTARFALPAEAQAAGEHVLSVMVRNNGHNWDLDSDDFHKEARGLVSASLEGGPSGRSFAVPINWKIQGKQGGEDLPDVARGPANNGGLYGERMGWHLPGFNDSAWAKASVPATQATAGTSWYRTSFALSVPKGQDATIGLSFGDASKPRSPVRYRVLIFVNGWNMGQFIAHVGPQRTFPIPEGILNHRGQNHVALAVTSDGQPGDALETVRLVTLRNVKGGLPVQMVTAPNAPSDLKETK; encoded by the coding sequence ATGCGTAGCTTCATCACCGCCCTCGCCCTTGGCACCATGCTGGCCACGCCTGTCATGGCGCAACAGGCCAAGCCGACCGCCAATCTCTCCGCGCCGGTCAAGACGTTCGGCCGCCTCTCCTATGATGCGCGATCGCTGATGATCGACGGCAAGCGGATGGTGATCTGGTCGTCGGAATTCCATCATTTCCGCCTGCCCTCGCCCGATTTGTGGCGCGACATCCTGCAGAAGATGAAGGCGAGCGGCTTCAACAGCGTCGCCGTCTATTTCGACTGGGGTTTCCACAGCCCGAAAAAGGGCGTGTACGACTTTAGTGGTATCCGTGACATCGACCGGCTGCTGACGATGGCGGAGGAGGAAGGCCTCTACGTCATCACCCGCGCCGGTCCCTATGTGAATGCGGAACTGTCGCGCGGCGGCTTTCCCGGCTGGCTGGTCAACCAGCGCGCCCGCGCCCGCACCGATGACCCCGATTATATGGCGGCGGCCGACGAATGGCTGACCAAGGTCAACGCGATCATCGCCAAGCACCAGATCAACAATGATCCCAGCCGCAAATATGGCGTGATCCTGCACCAGATCGAGAATGAGCTGGCGATGACCACGCCCGCCCAGCGGCGTTACATGGATCATCTTTATGCCAAGGCGCGCGCCGACGGCATCACCGTGCCGCTGTTCCACAATGACCAGGGCCGCAACGGTTACTGGGCGCCGGAAAGCAGCAAGGTGGACAAGGTCGTCCATGGCCCGAACGACATGTATGCGTTCGATGGCTATCCCGGTGGCACCTGTACCGTGGATGGCAAGCCGACGCGCGGGTCGGCCGCGCCCGACTGGGGCTATTATGGTCCCGGCGGCGCCAAGGGCGGCGCATCCGCATCGCCCGACACGCCCGGATTCCTGGCCGAATTCGGCGGCGGCTGGTTCGACTATTGGGGGTCGAACGGCGGCTATGAGTGCAACGCGATCCAGCGTGGCAAGCGGTTCCAGCGCGTCTTCTATGGCACCAACCTCGCCAATGGCATCGGCATCCAGAGCTTCTACATGGGCTATGGCGGCACCAGCTGGGGCTGGCTGCCCGCGCCGGTGGTGTTCAGCAGCTATGATTATGGCTCCGCCATTTCCGAGCCGCGCGAGGTGCGCGAAAAGGCGCTGGAGATGAAGCAGCTGGGCGGCCTGATCGCCTCCGTCCCCGACATGGCCGGCATGATCCCGGCGGGGACGCCGGAGATCAGCTCGCCCAATATTCAGGTCTATCACAACAAGAGCCCGGAGACGGACGCGCGCTTCCTGATGGTGACGCACAAGCCGTCCAACGGGCAGACGAGCGACGCGTTCAGCTTCACCGCCGACCTGCCCGATGGCCGCTATAGCGTACCGATGCAGCTCAACGGCTTTGACGCCAAATGGCTGGTCGCGGGCGTGACGCTGGGCGGGCAGCGACTGGTCTATTCCAGTTCCGAACTCCAGTCGGCGCAGCAGATCGACGGCAACGACCTGATCCTGCTCTATGGCCGCACCGGCGAGCAGGGCGAGACGGTGCTGCGCTACGCTTCCGCGCCCAAGGTGACGGTGCTGGAAGGCCAGGCGCGCAGCGCGTTCGATGCCGCCAAGGGCGACCTGAAGCTGGATTACAGCCATCAGGGCCGCGCCGTGCTGCGAATCGAGGGGGGCGGGCGTCCGCCGCTGACCCTGATCCTGGCCGATGAGGCCGAGGGCGCGCGTTACTGGCGCGAGAAGGACATGCTGGTGCGCGGGCCGGCGCTGGTGCGCAGCGCCGTTGCCAAAGGCGGTTCGCTGGCGCTGACCGGCGATACGAGTGCAGCCAGCCCGCTCGAAATCTGGGCGCCCAGGGCAGTCCGATCCGTCAGCTGGAACGGCGCTAAGGTGACGACGAAGGCGACAGCCATCGGCAGCATCGCCGCCGTCCAGCCGCTCGCCGGTCCGGTCGATGTCGCGCTGCCGGCGCTCAACGACTGGCGCATGGCGCAGGGTTCGCCCGAGGCGCAGCCCGGTTTCGACGACAGCGGCTGGCAGGCGATCGACAACCGATCCTATGCCAGCACCACCGCCAAGCCCGACGGCCAGCCCAATATGCTGATGGACGCCTATGGCTTCCATGACGGCGACGTCTGGTATCGCGGCCGCTTCACCGGGTCGCCCGACGCCAAGGCGCTGTCGCTTTATTATGGCGCCGGCGGTTCGGGACTGGTGCAGGCCTGGATCGACGGCAAGTTCCTGGGCGAAGGCGAAACGCCCGGCGGCCTGCCCCGGCCGATCACCACCGGCACCGCGCGCTTCGCCCTGCCGGCGGAGGCGCAGGCGGCGGGCGAGCATGTCCTCTCCGTCATGGTCCGCAACAATGGCCATAATTGGGATCTGGACAGCGACGATTTCCACAAGGAAGCGCGCGGCCTGGTGTCCGCATCGCTGGAGGGCGGCCCGAGCGGACGCAGCTTCGCGGTGCCGATCAACTGGAAGATCCAGGGCAAGCAGGGCGGCGAGGATCTGCCCGATGTCGCCCGTGGTCCGGCCAATAATGGCGGCCTTTATGGCGAGCGGATGGGGTGGCACCTGCCCGGCTTCAACGACAGCGCATGGGCCAAGGCCAGCGTGCCCGCGACCCAGGCGACGGCCGGGACGAGCTGGTATCGCACCAGCTTTGCCCTCAGCGTGCCCAAGGGGCAGGACGCGACCATTGGCCTGAGCTTCGGCGACGCCAGCAAGCCGCGTTCGCCGGTCCGTTACCGTGTGCTGATCTTCGTCAACGGCTGGAACATGGGGCAGTTCATCGCCCATGTCGGGCCGCAGCGGACCTTCCCCATTCCCGAAGGCATCCTGAACCACAGGGGCCAGAACCATGTCGCGCTGGCCGTCACGTCCGACGGTCAGCCGGGCGATGCGCTCGAAACCGTGCGCCTCGTCACCCTACGCAATGTGAAAGGCGGTCTGCCGGTGCAGATGGTGACCGCGCCAAACGCACCTTCAGACCTCAAGGAGACCAAGTAA
- a CDS encoding L-rhamnose mutarotase, with protein MSVHAFKMQLKPGVVAEYRKRHDEIWPELSALLTESGIYDYSIFLDEETLSLFAVLKLREDNSRDSLPDHPVMKRWWDYMAPLMEVQPSNQPKEWPLSLLFHMD; from the coding sequence ATGTCCGTCCACGCCTTCAAGATGCAGCTCAAGCCCGGCGTGGTCGCGGAATATCGCAAGCGCCATGACGAGATCTGGCCCGAGCTGTCGGCGCTGCTGACCGAGTCGGGCATCTACGACTATTCGATCTTCCTGGACGAAGAGACGCTGAGCCTGTTCGCGGTGCTGAAGCTGCGCGAGGACAATAGCCGAGACAGCCTGCCCGACCATCCGGTGATGAAGCGCTGGTGGGATTATATGGCGCCGCTGATGGAAGTGCAGCCGAGCAACCAGCCCAAGGAATGGCCGCTGTCGCTGCTGTTCCACATGGATTGA
- a CDS encoding rhamnogalacturonidase — protein MSRREMSLGLAAGALLAPGTAFPFAGHATRRFDVRDHGARGDGIAIDSDAINAAILAASQAGGGTVLLPRGRYLCFSIRLKSHVTLVIGEGAVIEAADPARHAGRYDLPETGIDQLYQDFGHSHWHNSLIWGEDLVEVAILGPGMIHGLGLTRDGPGARWKKQAGERPLSMRGMSDAQIAELEPDAAKMNGLGNKAIALKNGRNIHLSGFSILKGGHFAIIATGTQQLRIDDLAIDTERDGIDLDCVRDVVVERCRVNSPNDDGIVVKSSYALGRAIASENILIRDCDVSGYDMGSMLDGTKRSTQQIAPDQDRVTGRIKLGTESNGGYRNIRIEDCRFTRCRGLALETVDGGVMENIVARRLTMREVTTAPIFLRIGDRRRGPDGTGIGAITGVEISEVDARGIDHRFAASIAGLPGHPVRDVTLRDVHLVYQGGGTAQDAARRPAELADAYPEPSMFGVLPSWALWARHAEQLTIERFSAETATPDARPAALFDDVAGLTIRNSPILAR, from the coding sequence ATGAGCCGGCGCGAGATGAGCCTGGGCCTGGCCGCCGGCGCGCTGCTGGCGCCCGGCACCGCCTTTCCCTTTGCCGGTCATGCGACGCGGCGGTTCGACGTGCGCGATCATGGCGCGCGCGGCGACGGCATCGCGATCGACAGCGATGCGATCAATGCGGCGATCCTGGCCGCGTCGCAGGCGGGTGGCGGCACGGTGCTGCTGCCGCGCGGCCGCTATCTCTGCTTCTCGATCCGGCTGAAAAGCCATGTCACCCTGGTCATCGGCGAAGGCGCGGTGATCGAGGCGGCCGATCCGGCGCGCCATGCCGGGCGCTATGATTTGCCCGAGACGGGGATCGACCAGCTTTACCAGGATTTCGGCCATAGCCATTGGCACAATAGCCTGATCTGGGGCGAGGATCTGGTCGAGGTCGCGATTCTTGGCCCCGGCATGATCCACGGCCTGGGCCTGACCCGCGACGGGCCGGGCGCGCGCTGGAAGAAGCAGGCGGGCGAACGGCCGCTGTCGATGCGCGGCATGAGCGACGCGCAGATTGCCGAGCTGGAGCCCGATGCTGCGAAGATGAATGGCCTTGGCAACAAGGCGATTGCGCTGAAGAACGGCCGCAACATTCATTTGAGCGGCTTTTCGATCCTGAAGGGCGGGCATTTCGCGATCATCGCGACCGGCACGCAGCAATTGCGCATCGACGATCTGGCGATCGACACCGAACGCGACGGTATCGACCTGGACTGCGTGCGCGACGTGGTGGTGGAACGCTGCCGGGTCAATTCGCCCAATGATGACGGCATCGTCGTCAAGAGCAGCTATGCGCTGGGTCGGGCGATCGCATCGGAGAATATCCTGATCCGCGACTGCGACGTGTCCGGTTATGACATGGGATCGATGCTGGACGGCACGAAACGCAGCACGCAGCAGATCGCACCCGACCAGGACCGGGTCACCGGCCGCATCAAGCTCGGCACCGAGAGCAATGGCGGATATCGCAATATCCGGATCGAGGATTGCCGCTTCACCCGTTGCCGTGGGCTGGCGCTGGAGACGGTCGATGGCGGGGTCATGGAAAATATCGTCGCGCGGCGGCTGACGATGCGCGAGGTGACGACCGCACCGATCTTCCTGCGCATCGGCGACCGGCGGCGCGGGCCGGATGGCACCGGCATCGGCGCGATCACCGGCGTGGAGATCAGCGAGGTGGATGCGCGCGGGATCGATCACAGATTTGCCGCAAGCATTGCCGGCCTGCCGGGCCATCCGGTGCGCGACGTGACGCTGCGCGACGTGCATCTGGTCTATCAGGGCGGCGGCACCGCGCAGGATGCGGCGCGCAGGCCCGCCGAACTGGCCGATGCCTATCCCGAACCGAGCATGTTCGGCGTGCTGCCCAGTTGGGCCTTATGGGCGCGCCATGCCGAGCAGCTGACGATCGAGCGCTTTTCCGCCGAGACGGCGACGCCGGACGCGCGGCCAGCGGCGCTGTTCGATGATGTCGCCGGCCTGACGATCCGCAACAGCCCGATCCTGGCGCGCTGA
- a CDS encoding rhamnogalacturonan acetylesterase: MPLSTSLALILMAGSSIAAPQSFDLSAGSATRQTPYQAGGHGMEPGSTDDDFLFSVAVPDGTYRVTLTLGNRKTAGETTVKAEARRLMLRNVATKKGQFVERQFLVNVRSPALPPPPANAPGGTAVRITAGDAREYTWDDRLTLEFLGKPQVASVTIEPVSAPTIFLAGDSTVTDQAAEPAASWGQMLPVMLDGNVAVANHAKSGATLKSFLTDLRFDKLLSAVKPGDWLFIQFGHNDQKQEWPQTYADAATTYPAYLRAYIAEARRRGAHAALVTSPERRNFDENGHIKDTLGSYADAVRKLAAEERVPLIDLNADSRAIYEALGPQVAPTAFNDGGKDKTHHDNYGAWLLASAVAERIRAQIPELAPHVVAAPFVPAQPPSAAQAAIVPSRAHSDVRPAGN; the protein is encoded by the coding sequence ATGCCGCTCAGCACCAGCCTTGCCCTGATCCTGATGGCAGGATCCTCCATCGCCGCGCCGCAATCCTTCGACCTGTCGGCGGGCAGTGCCACACGGCAGACGCCCTATCAGGCCGGCGGCCATGGCATGGAACCGGGCAGCACGGACGATGACTTCCTGTTTTCGGTGGCGGTGCCCGACGGCACCTATCGGGTGACGCTGACGCTGGGCAACCGCAAGACAGCCGGCGAAACCACGGTCAAGGCGGAGGCGCGGCGGCTGATGCTGCGCAATGTCGCGACCAAGAAGGGGCAGTTCGTCGAGCGGCAGTTTCTGGTCAATGTCCGCAGCCCTGCCCTGCCGCCGCCGCCCGCCAATGCACCGGGCGGAACGGCCGTGCGGATCACTGCGGGCGACGCGCGCGAATATACGTGGGACGACCGGCTGACGCTGGAATTTCTGGGCAAGCCGCAGGTCGCTTCGGTGACGATCGAACCGGTGAGCGCGCCCACGATTTTCCTCGCAGGCGATTCGACCGTCACCGATCAGGCGGCCGAGCCGGCAGCGAGCTGGGGCCAGATGCTCCCCGTAATGCTGGACGGCAATGTCGCGGTCGCCAACCATGCCAAGTCGGGTGCGACGCTCAAATCCTTCCTCACCGACCTGCGCTTCGACAAGCTGCTGTCGGCGGTGAAGCCGGGCGACTGGCTGTTCATCCAGTTCGGCCATAATGACCAGAAACAGGAATGGCCGCAAACCTATGCCGATGCGGCCACCACCTACCCCGCCTATCTGCGCGCCTATATCGCCGAGGCGCGGCGGCGCGGCGCCCATGCGGCGCTGGTGACGTCCCCCGAACGGCGCAATTTCGACGAGAATGGCCACATCAAGGATACGCTGGGCAGCTATGCCGATGCGGTGCGCAAGCTGGCGGCTGAGGAACGGGTGCCGCTGATCGACCTCAATGCCGACAGCCGCGCCATTTATGAAGCGCTGGGGCCGCAGGTCGCGCCCACCGCCTTCAATGATGGCGGCAAGGACAAGACCCATCATGATAATTATGGCGCCTGGCTGCTGGCGAGCGCGGTGGCCGAGCGGATCAGGGCGCAGATCCCCGAACTGGCGCCCCATGTCGTGGCCGCACCCTTTGTGCCGGCCCAACCGCCGAGCGCAGCTCAAGCGGCGATCGTGCCGAGCCGCGCGCATAGCGATGTGCGTCCGGCGGGCAACTGA